ATCCGTGAACGACGCATGATGCAGCCGAGCCAGCCGCACAGGCACAGCTCCCCTCCGCACCTCAACCCGAGCCCCAGCAGGCAACTCGACAGTCCGCCGCCCGTCACACCACAAAACCCCCGGCGGGATGTGCGGCAACACCTCAACGGCCAGCACAGAATCCGGCGACGTCACCAACGGCTTCGCGAACAACGCATGCGCACTGATCGGCACCATCAACAACGCCTCGACCTCGGGCCACACCACAGGCCCACCCGCCGAGAAGGCGTACGCCGTAGACCCGGTGGGCGTCGCACAAACGATCCCGTCACACCCGAACCCCGTGACCGGCCGCCCGTCGATCTCCAGGACGACTTCCAGCAACTTCTCCGCGCCGGCCTTCTGCACCGCCGCCTCGTTCAGCGCCCAGTCCGTATGCACGATGTTGCCGTTCTTGTGCACGACGACATCGACGGTCATCCGCTCCTCGACCTCGTACGCCCGCGTGACCACCCGGTCCACGACCTTGTCGAGATCGTCCCGCTCGGCCTCCGCGAGGAACCCCACGCTGCCGAGGTTGACGCCGAGCATCGGCACCCCGGACGCCCGCGCGAACTCCGCGCCGCGCAGCAGCGTGCCGTCGCCGCCGAGGACGATGAGCAGCTCGCAGCCCTCAAGGCACTGCGGGGTGGCCTCGGTGACCGTCTCCACCTCGTCGGGCAGCGGCAGGTCGCGTGCCTCGTACTCCAGGACGCGCACTCCGATACCGGACGCCAGCAGCCCCTTCACGACCAGCTCGGCACTCCGGATGGCCGCAGGCCGACCCGTGTGCGCGAGCAGGAAAACAGTACGAGCTCGGTTCTGTGTCAACGCGGCCCCTCCGCCACTGCACGGTCAACATCGGCCGGGTCCAGTTCGGGTGCGCCGGCCCGCAGCCACAGAAAGTACTCGACATTCCCGGAGGGCCCGGGCAGCGGGCTGGCGGTGACTCCCCGCACCCCGAGCCCCAGTTCCGCGGCCCGCCGGGCGACACCGCGCACGGCCTCGGCCCGGAGTTCCGGGCTGCGTACGACACCGCCGCTGCCCAGCCGCTCCTTCCCCACTTCGAACTGCGGCTTGACCATCATCACCAGGTCCGCGTCCGGCTTCGTGCACCGCGCCAGGGCGGGCAGCACCAGCCCGAGCGGGATGAAGGACAGATCCCCCACGACTAGATCCACAGGCTCCCCATCGATCGCTTCAAGCGTCAACTCGCGTACGTTCGTACGGTCCTTGACGGTGACGCGTTCATCGCTCTGAAGAGACCACGCGAGTTGTCCGTACCCGACGTCGACCGCCACGACCTGCGTGGCACCCGCGCGCAGCAGCACATCGGTGAAGCCTCCGGTGGAAGCGCCGGCGTCCAGCGCCCGCCGCCCCTCGACCACGAGCCCCTGCGGTACGAAGACCGCCAGCGCGCCCGCGAGCTTGTGGCCGCCCCGCGAGACGTAGTCGGGGTCGTCGTCGTCCGCCACGACGACGATGGCCGCCGCGGTCTCCACCTGGGTGGCGGGCTTGGTCGCGACGGCCTTGCCCACGGTGACCCGGCCGGCGGCGATCAACTGGCTCGCGTGCTCCCGCGAGCGCGCGAGCTTCCGCCGGACCAGCTCGGCGTCGAGACGCCGGCGTGCCACTCCTGCCACGTTCGGTTCAGCTCCTGTTGTCGTACGGCCTTGGGGGCGCCGGAGGTCCCGGGCGGGCGTCGAGCGCGGTGAGCGCGTCGCGCAGCCCCCGGTGTACATCCTCGTACACCTCGACATGTCCGTCCGTGGCGAGGTGGTCGGTGTCGGCAAGCCGCCCGAGCTGGGCGTCGACGTCGGCGTTGCCGCTCGGCGCGCGGTCCACGTCCAGGGGCGCGGGGGCGGCCGGGTCGTACGCGGGCTCCGCCTCCACGACGGCCTCCACAACGGCCTCGGGAACACCCGCCGGAACACCCTCCGCTACGGCCCCGACCTCGGCCTCGGGCAATGAGTCGCTCATGCCCAGACGCTACCCCGAAGGCCTGGGGTACCGTCGATCACGATGGCAACGATCGAAGAGTGCCGCGTCGCACTCGAGAAGCTCTCGGACAACATGCAGAAGGCCGATGGGAATGTCCGCGCCGCCGCGGCCATGGACCGTTCGGTCAGCTGCCGGATCACCGACCTCGACGTCACGTTCGTCGGCCGACTCACCGGCGGCCGCATCGTGGTGGACGAGACCGTGCAGGGCCTTCCGGCGGAGAAGGCCCAGATCAGGCTGATCATGGCCGGCGACGACCTCGTCGCCATGGTCGACGGCGGCCTGAACTTCGCGAAGGCCTGGGGCTCGGGCCGGGTGAAGCTGGAGGCCAACGTGTTCGACCTGTTCCGCCTCAGGAAGCTTCTGTAGCCACCGGTACGGCCCCTGCCCCCGCCGGGGCTCCCGCACGCGCGCGTGCCTTGCGCGCCGCCGGCACCACCAGCGGCGTCCCCGTCTCCGGGTCCTCGATGACCTGGCAGCGCAGCCCGAAGACCTCCTCGACCAGCTCGGCCGTGACGATGTCGCCCGGGGCGCCCTCCGCGATGACCGCGCCCTCCCGCAGCGCGATGAGGTGGGTGGCGTACCGGGCGGCGTGGTTGAGGTCGTGCAGCACCGCGACCAGCGTGCGGCCCTGCTCCTCGTGAAGTTCGGCGCACAGGTCGAGGACGTCGATCTGGTGCTGGATGTCGAGGTAGGTGGTCGGCTCGTCGAGCAGCAGCAGGGGCGTCTGCTGGGCGAGCGCCATCGCGATCCACACGCGCTGCCGCTGCCCGCCGGACAGTTCGTCGACATAGCGATCGGCCAGCTCGGCGACACCGGTCTGCGCCATCGACTCCTGTACGACCCGCTCGTCCTCCTGGGACCACTGGCGCAGGATGCCCTGGTGCGGGTACCGGCCGCGGCCCACGAGGTCGCCGACGGTGATGCCGTCGGGCGCGATGGACGACTGGGGCAGCAGGCCGAGCGTCCGCGCGACCTTCTTCGCCGGCATCGACTGGATGACCTGCCCGTCGAGCAGCACCCGGCCCTCGTTCGGCTTCAGCATCCGTGAAAGCGCCCGCAACAGCGTCGACTTGCCGCACGCGTTCGGGCCGACGATCACCGTGAAGGAGTTGTCGGGTATCTCCACGGACAGCTCGCGTGCGATGACGCGCTGGTCGTAGGCGAGGGTGACGTTCTCGGCGGACAGACGGTTCACAGTGCTCCTTCGGTGGTTCTCGTTCGCCGAGGCGTTCGTCGAGGTGCTGCAGGTGCTGGAGGTGCTCACTGGGACGTTCGTGGTGCTGCCGGCGGCGGCGCTCATATCCGCCCCGCCTTCCGCTCGGTGACCAGGAGCCACAGCAGGTAGACCCCGCCAAGGACTCCGGTAACCACGCCCACGGGCAACTGGTCGGCGCCGAACGCCCGTTGGGAGGCCCAGTCGGCGGTGACCAGCAGGGTGGCGCCCATGCACAGCGAGGGCACGAGGTTCGGGCCCGGTGAGCGGGTCAGACGCCGGGCGAGCTGCGGCGCCGTGAGAGCGACGAAGCCGACCGGTCCGGCGGCGGCGGTCGCGGCCGAGGTGAGCAGCACGGCCGCGACCATCAGCAGCAGCCGTACACGCTCGACACGCACCCCGAGGGCGTACGACACGTCGTCGCCCATCTCCATCATCCGCAGCCCGCGCCCGTTGGCGAGGACGAGCGGCACCAGGACGGCGCACAGCGCGAGCAGCGGCCAGACCTGGGTCCAGTCACGGCCGTTGAGGGAACCGGTCATCCACACGACCGCGCGGGCCGCGTCGACGAGGTCGGCCTTGGTGAGCAGATAGCCGTTGACCGCGGTGACTACGGCGGAGACGCCGATGCCGACGAGGACGAGCCGGTATCCATGCACCCCCTGCTTCCAGGCGAGCAGATAGATCGCGAGCCCGGTCACCAGACCGCCGACGAGCGCCCCGAGGGTGACGGCGGTCGCGCTGCCGGAGAACAGCACGATCATGACGAGCGCCCCGGCCGTCGACCCCTGCGAGAGGCCGAGCACGTCCGGACTGCCCAGCGGATTACGGGAGATGGACTGGAACAGCGCCCCGCCCAGCCCGAGCGAGGCACCGACCAGGAGGCCGACGAGAACGCGCGGCAGCCTCAGCTCGTTGACGATGAACTCCTGTCCCGGATCACCGCCCCCGAACAGCGTCTTGACGACGTCACCGGCCGGGATCGGGAAGTCCCCGGTACCGATCAGCACGACACTCGCGGCAAGCGCGCAGAGCAGGAGAAGGACGACGACCGTGAAGGCGCGGAGATCTAGGCGGAGGGAGAGGGTGCCGGTCCGGACAGCCCGCGTACGGAGCGCCCGAGCCGGGGCGGCCTTCCCAACTGGGCTGTCCTGCGCGGTCGTTGAAGCGGTCGTGGAAGAGGGATTCACAGCTGAGTCGTCCTTCGGCGCCGCACGAGATAGATGAAGACCGGCCCACCGATGACCGCGGTGACGATGCCGACCTGAAGCTCCGCGGGCCGCGCGATCAACCGGCCCAGGACATCGGCCCCGAGCAGCAGCACGGGCGACAGGATCGTGGCGTACGGCAGGATCCAGCGCAGGTCGGGGCCGGTGAAGGAGCGCACCACGTGCGGCACCATCAGGCCGACGAACACGATCGGGCCGCACGCTGCGGTCGCCGCGCCGCACAGCACGGTCGCGGAGAGCATGGCGAGCGCGCGGGTGCGGTTGAGGTTGGCGCCGAGGGCGCGGGCGGTGTCGTCGCCCATCGCGACCGCGTTCAGGGGGCGGGCGAGCAGCAGGGAGACGACCGTGCCGACCGCGAAGAACGGCGCGACCTGCGTGATCGTCGAGCCGGTGGCCGAGGCCAGTGAACCGACCGTCCAGAAGCGCATCTTGGAGAGTGCCGCGTCGTCCATGATCATGACGGCCTGGAGATAGCCGTAGAGCGCGGCGCTGATCGCGGTGCCGGCGAGCGCGAGGCGCACGGGGGTGGCGCCCCGGCTGCCGCCGAGGAACCAGACCAGCGCGCCGACGACGGCCGCGCCCGCGAAGGCGAACCAGACGTAGCCGCTCAGCGAGGTGACACCGAAGTACGTGATGGCGGTGACGACGGCGGCCGAGGCGCCCGCGTTGATGCCGAGCAGGCCGGGGTCCGCGAGGGGGTTGCGGGTGAGCGCCTGGAGGACCGCGCCGGACAGGCCGAGCGCTGCACCGGCCAGCAGCCCGAGGACCGTACGGGAGATCCGGTCGTCGACCACGACGTCCGCGTACGTCCCCGTGTCATGGAACAGGCCGTGCCACACATCCCCCAACGGCAGCGATTTCGCGCCGATCGCGATGCTCGCCAGGGCCACGAGGACCAGGAGAGCCACCGAGGCGAAGAGCCCAAGGACACGTATCGCCCGGCGGGTTGGGGGCGCGGGGGCGGTCTCCGCGCGCTGTTCTGGGGGACTGTCGACCAACACGAGGTTAGGTTAGCCTACCCTCGCATGCGGTCAGGAGGCCGCGTCCCGCTCCCCCGCCGTTCAGCGCCCCGGACGCGGCGCCCCGCCTCCCCCTGTCACAACCCCAGCCGCGCCAGCGCCTTCTCCCCGTCCAGCGTGCAGGAACCGTCCCCCGCCGCCGTCCAGGCCGCCGCACAGAGTGCCCGAAGCCCGTCCATGGGCTCGCCCTCACCGTCGAGTTCCAGCCGGTCACGGCCCGCCGTCGCCGTCCAGCCACCGCACCGGAAGCCGTCTCCCGCCCCGGTGACCTCGGGCTGCCCGGTGAGCATGCCCCGCAGATCGGCGTCGACGTACGTCGGCCGGTGCTGCGGCGGCGCGGCGAGGAGTTGGGCGCCGTCGGTCACGCCGGTCAGGACGAGCAGCGAATCGACCTCCCCGTTGAACGCCCCCTCGATGTCCGTGTCCAGCCGGTCGCCCACGACCAGCGGCCGCTCGGCGCCGGTCCGCAGGATCGTCTCCTTGTGCATGGGCGGCAACGGCTTCCCCGCCACCTGCGGCTCGGCCCCGGTCGCTATCCGTACGACCTCCACCGCCGCGCCGTTGCCCGGGGCGATTCCGCGCGCGCTCGGGATCGTCAGGTCGGTGTTGGACGCGAACCACGGCACCCCGCGCGCGATGGCGTAGCAGGCCTCCGCGAACCGCCCCCAGGCCAGGTCGGGGCCGCCGTAGCCCTGTACGACCGCGACCGGCTCGTCGTCCGCCGAGTCGACGGGGTCGAGCCCGCGCTCGCGCAGCGCGACCCGCAGTCCCTCACCGCCGATCACCAGCACGCGGGAGCCCGCCGGCACCTGCTCGCTGATCAGCCGGGCGACGGCCTGAGCGGAGGTGATGACGTCATCGGCCCCGGTCGGTATCCCCAGCTCGGTGAGATGCCCGGCCACGGCGTCCGGCGTCCGCAGCGCGTTGTTCGTGACGTACGCGAGCCGCATCCCGCCCGCACGCGCGGTGGCGAGCGAGTCGACCGCGTGGGCGATCGCGTTGCCCCCCGCGTACACCACCCCGTCGAGGTCGAGCAGCGCCGTGTCGTACGCCTCGCTCAGGGCCCGGGCACTGCCGTCGGGGCTCGTCCTGACGCTCTGGCTCATTCCACATCGCTCCTCGTTCGATCGCTTTCACCCGATCATCCCGCATGCCACTGACACACGTACGATGCCGGGATGAACACCGCAGGTCACTCGGAAGCAACGGAGCGCCGAGGCCTGGAACTCACCCCGTTCCGAGGCCTTCGCTACGACCCCGACCTGGTCGGCAGCCTGGCCGCCGTGACGTCCCCACCGTACGACGTGGTCGTACGCCCCGACGGCCTGCACCATCTCCAGGACTCCGACCCGCACAACATCGTCCGGCTGATCCTCCCGCAGGCCACCACGGTCGGCGCCCGCAACGAACAGGCCGCCGACACCCTGCACCGCTGGCTCTCCGAGGGGGTCCTCACCACCGACCCCGAGCCCGGCCTGTACGTCTACGAACAGCGCGACGGCAACGGCCTGTTGCAACGCGGCGTCATCGGCGCCCTGCGTCTGTCGGACCCGTCGGAGGGTGTGGTCCTGCCACACGAGGACGTCATGCCGCATGTGGTCGCCGACCGCGCGGCCCTCATGCGCGCCACCTCCGCGAACCTCGAACCCCTGCTCCTGACCTACCGCGGCAACGGCCAACCGGCCGACACGACGACGGTGGTAGAGCGCATCGCCAAGGACCCCGCACTGCTCTCGACGACCACGGAGGACGGCTACAGCCACCGCCTCTGGTCGGTCACCGACCCCACCGACCTGGCCCGCATCCAGCAGGACCTGGCCCACCACCAGGCCCTGATCGCCGACGGCCACCACCGCTGGGCAACCTACCGACGTCTACGCGCGGAGCACCCCTCCCCCAGCCCCTGGGACTACGGCCTGGTCCTCCTCGTGGACACGGCCCGCTACCCGCTCCGCGTCCGCGCGATCCACCGCCTCCTGCACGGCGTCCCGGTCTCCGACGCCCTCGCCGCCCTGGACGGCCTGTTCCGCGTACGACAGCTGGACGTGCCCCTCCCGGAGGCCCTGGAGGCCCTGGCCGACGCGGCCTGCGAGGGCAATGCCTTCCTCCTCGCCGGCGACGGCGCCTTCCACCTCGTCGACCACCCGGACCCGGACCTACTGGCCCGCACGATCCCGGCCGACCGCCCCGCGGCCTGGCGCACCCTGGACGCCACGGTCCTGCACGCCACCCTCCTGGACCACGTCTGGCACATCCCTGAGGATGACCCGGCCCACATCGCCTACATCCACGACACCGCCGCCACGGTCCGCAAGGCCGAGCGCGACGGCGGTACGGCCGTGTTGATGCACCCCGTCCGCGAGGAGGTCGTACGCGACCTGGCCCGCCAGGGCGTCACGATGCCCCGCAAGTCGACGTCGTTCGGCCCCAAGCCGGCGTCGGGGCTGGTGCTGCGGGCACTGGACGTCTGAGACGCCGCGGCCGACCCCGGAGACGCGAAAGGGCGGGACCCAGGTGCTGGGTCCCGCCCTTGTCACTTCACTGACGTAGGTCAGTTCTTGTCGTCGTCTTCGTCTTCTTCTTTAAAAAGGACATCTTCCTTGACGACGTCTT
The nucleotide sequence above comes from Streptomyces sp. N50. Encoded proteins:
- a CDS encoding NAD kinase, encoding MTQNRARTVFLLAHTGRPAAIRSAELVVKGLLASGIGVRVLEYEARDLPLPDEVETVTEATPQCLEGCELLIVLGGDGTLLRGAEFARASGVPMLGVNLGSVGFLAEAERDDLDKVVDRVVTRAYEVEERMTVDVVVHKNGNIVHTDWALNEAAVQKAGAEKLLEVVLEIDGRPVTGFGCDGIVCATPTGSTAYAFSAGGPVVWPEVEALLMVPISAHALFAKPLVTSPDSVLAVEVLPHIPPGVLWCDGRRTVELPAGARVEVRRGAVPVRLARLHHASFTDRLVAKFALPVSGWRGAPH
- a CDS encoding TlyA family RNA methyltransferase is translated as MAGVARRRLDAELVRRKLARSREHASQLIAAGRVTVGKAVATKPATQVETAAAIVVVADDDDPDYVSRGGHKLAGALAVFVPQGLVVEGRRALDAGASTGGFTDVLLRAGATQVVAVDVGYGQLAWSLQSDERVTVKDRTNVRELTLEAIDGEPVDLVVGDLSFIPLGLVLPALARCTKPDADLVMMVKPQFEVGKERLGSGGVVRSPELRAEAVRGVARRAAELGLGVRGVTASPLPGPSGNVEYFLWLRAGAPELDPADVDRAVAEGPR
- a CDS encoding SCP2 sterol-binding domain-containing protein, which encodes MATIEECRVALEKLSDNMQKADGNVRAAAAMDRSVSCRITDLDVTFVGRLTGGRIVVDETVQGLPAEKAQIRLIMAGDDLVAMVDGGLNFAKAWGSGRVKLEANVFDLFRLRKLL
- a CDS encoding ABC transporter ATP-binding protein, giving the protein MAPGHRAEGGADMSAAAGSTTNVPVSTSSTCSTSTNASANENHRRSTVNRLSAENVTLAYDQRVIARELSVEIPDNSFTVIVGPNACGKSTLLRALSRMLKPNEGRVLLDGQVIQSMPAKKVARTLGLLPQSSIAPDGITVGDLVGRGRYPHQGILRQWSQEDERVVQESMAQTGVAELADRYVDELSGGQRQRVWIAMALAQQTPLLLLDEPTTYLDIQHQIDVLDLCAELHEEQGRTLVAVLHDLNHAARYATHLIALREGAVIAEGAPGDIVTAELVEEVFGLRCQVIEDPETGTPLVVPAARKARARAGAPAGAGAVPVATEAS
- a CDS encoding FecCD family ABC transporter permease, which translates into the protein MNPSSTTASTTAQDSPVGKAAPARALRTRAVRTGTLSLRLDLRAFTVVVLLLLCALAASVVLIGTGDFPIPAGDVVKTLFGGGDPGQEFIVNELRLPRVLVGLLVGASLGLGGALFQSISRNPLGSPDVLGLSQGSTAGALVMIVLFSGSATAVTLGALVGGLVTGLAIYLLAWKQGVHGYRLVLVGIGVSAVVTAVNGYLLTKADLVDAARAVVWMTGSLNGRDWTQVWPLLALCAVLVPLVLANGRGLRMMEMGDDVSYALGVRVERVRLLLMVAAVLLTSAATAAAGPVGFVALTAPQLARRLTRSPGPNLVPSLCMGATLLVTADWASQRAFGADQLPVGVVTGVLGGVYLLWLLVTERKAGRI
- a CDS encoding FecCD family ABC transporter permease; the protein is MLVDSPPEQRAETAPAPPTRRAIRVLGLFASVALLVLVALASIAIGAKSLPLGDVWHGLFHDTGTYADVVVDDRISRTVLGLLAGAALGLSGAVLQALTRNPLADPGLLGINAGASAAVVTAITYFGVTSLSGYVWFAFAGAAVVGALVWFLGGSRGATPVRLALAGTAISAALYGYLQAVMIMDDAALSKMRFWTVGSLASATGSTITQVAPFFAVGTVVSLLLARPLNAVAMGDDTARALGANLNRTRALAMLSATVLCGAATAACGPIVFVGLMVPHVVRSFTGPDLRWILPYATILSPVLLLGADVLGRLIARPAELQVGIVTAVIGGPVFIYLVRRRRTTQL
- a CDS encoding HAD hydrolase-like protein; this translates as MSQSVRTSPDGSARALSEAYDTALLDLDGVVYAGGNAIAHAVDSLATARAGGMRLAYVTNNALRTPDAVAGHLTELGIPTGADDVITSAQAVARLISEQVPAGSRVLVIGGEGLRVALRERGLDPVDSADDEPVAVVQGYGGPDLAWGRFAEACYAIARGVPWFASNTDLTIPSARGIAPGNGAAVEVVRIATGAEPQVAGKPLPPMHKETILRTGAERPLVVGDRLDTDIEGAFNGEVDSLLVLTGVTDGAQLLAAPPQHRPTYVDADLRGMLTGQPEVTGAGDGFRCGGWTATAGRDRLELDGEGEPMDGLRALCAAAWTAAGDGSCTLDGEKALARLGL
- a CDS encoding DUF1015 domain-containing protein; protein product: MNTAGHSEATERRGLELTPFRGLRYDPDLVGSLAAVTSPPYDVVVRPDGLHHLQDSDPHNIVRLILPQATTVGARNEQAADTLHRWLSEGVLTTDPEPGLYVYEQRDGNGLLQRGVIGALRLSDPSEGVVLPHEDVMPHVVADRAALMRATSANLEPLLLTYRGNGQPADTTTVVERIAKDPALLSTTTEDGYSHRLWSVTDPTDLARIQQDLAHHQALIADGHHRWATYRRLRAEHPSPSPWDYGLVLLVDTARYPLRVRAIHRLLHGVPVSDALAALDGLFRVRQLDVPLPEALEALADAACEGNAFLLAGDGAFHLVDHPDPDLLARTIPADRPAAWRTLDATVLHATLLDHVWHIPEDDPAHIAYIHDTAATVRKAERDGGTAVLMHPVREEVVRDLARQGVTMPRKSTSFGPKPASGLVLRALDV